Proteins encoded by one window of Hypomesus transpacificus isolate Combined female unplaced genomic scaffold, fHypTra1 scaffold_107, whole genome shotgun sequence:
- the LOC124487938 gene encoding N-acetyllactosaminide beta-1,3-N-acetylglucosaminyltransferase 3-like yields the protein MRRKTLRYIKLVGLLLIGTFALVLIFEKEANPADEPSDNMPVHTRESNRNQITKKLVSVRSDAITWPPCQRNESASNVTGFSSLPGHIQDFLDYRHCRHFPMLLDVPDKCGGPQNSADVFLLLVIKSSPWNYDRREVLRKTWAEERIQNGVWVRRLFISGTTSSGYEESKLNNLLELENKEHHDILQWDFSDTLFNLTLKHILFLDWMERNCPNARFLLNGDDDIFANTDNMVEYFQSLKDNDGSKHLFEGSLVIGVGPVRDRRSKYYVPVQVQESETYPPYCSGGGILLSGYTAMVIYKMSQLITILPIDDAYLGMCLQKAGLGIKSHIGVHCQGLHIPSKRLDAHDPCFYKEIILVHRFVVHQIYIMWHAVRDPNLNCVGKTLTL from the coding sequence ATGAGGAGGAAGACATTGCGTTACATCAAATTGGTGGGTTTGCTTTTGATTGGAACTTTCGCCTTGGTGCTCATCTTTGAGAAAGAGGCCAACCCTGCAGATGAGCCATCAGATAACATGCCAGTTCACACAAGGGAATCAAACCGTAACCAAATAACTAAGAAACTAGTCAGTGTGCGGTCAGATGCCATCACATGGCCACCTTGTCAGCGTAATGAATCTGCATCCAACGTGACAGGCTTTTCTTCACTTCCCGGCCACATCCAAGACTTCCTGGATTATCGTCACTGCCGCCACTTCCCCATGCTGCTTGACGTTCCTGATAAATGTGGAGGTCCACAGAACTCTGCTGATGTCTTCCTTCTGCTGGTTATTAAGAGCTCGCCTTGGAACTATGACCGAAGGGAGGTTCTACGTAAAACCTGGGCAGAGGAGAGAATCCAGAATGGGGTGTGGGTGCGTCGACTCTTCATCTCAGGAACCACAAGCTCGGGATATGAGGAGTCAAAGCTGAACAACTTACTGGAGCTGGAAAACAAAGAACATCATGACATCTTGCAATGGGACTTCAGTGACACTTTATTCAATCTAACACTGAAGCACATTCTGTTTCTCGATTGGATGGAGAGGAACTGCCCAAATGCTCGCTTCCTGCTCAACGGTGATGATGACATCTTCGCCAACACAGATAACATGGTGGAATACTTTCAAAGCCTCAAGGACAATGACGGAAGCAAGCATCTGTTTGAGGGTTCTTTGGTCATCGGCGTTGGACCCGTCAGAGACCGACGGAGCAAGTACTATGTGCCAGTTCAGGTACAAGAGTCAGAAACATACCCCCCCTATTGTTCAGGAGGGGGAATTCTCCTTTCAGGCTACACAGCTATGGTCATATACAAAATGTCTCAGTTAATAACCATATTGCCTATTGATGATGCTTACCTGGGGATGTGCCTGCAAAAGGCTGGTCTTGGCATCAAGTCCCACATCGGTGTTCACTGTCAAGGACTGCATATTCCTTCTAAAAGGCTTGATGCCCATGACCCTTGTTTTTACAAGGAAATAATTTTAGTACACAGATTTGTAGTACATCAGATTTACATTATGTGGCATGCAGTACGTGACCCTAACCTGAATTGTGTCGGAAAGACTTTGACACTTTAG